A genomic region of Oryza glaberrima chromosome 1, OglaRS2, whole genome shotgun sequence contains the following coding sequences:
- the LOC127774243 gene encoding WAT1-related protein At5g64700-like — MDAKKPYVIVIVIQLINTGLFVISKAAFNHGMNTFVFIFYRQAAASLLLLPLAIVLERRNAPPMSLRLFTKLFLYALLGNTLSLNMYNLGLKYTSPTVASATTNSIPVVTFFFALLLRVEVIRLKSLSGAAKMAGVVLCVGGVLAIALYAGPAISPVNHHRAFGGGGGGGHESASATTRTRWVKGTLLMLLSNATWSLWTVLMASLLREYPSKLLATAAQCALSAAQSLALAAAAAGRDPAAWRLRPDAGLLAVAYSAVAVTGASLYMQAWCIEKKGPVFLAMSNPLSFVFTIFCALFVLGEVVHLGSVVGGVLMVVGLYSVLWGKSKEHDTLTLATAMPTPASVQQQEKKVAAVPAPADSSSSDSEQERLASIA, encoded by the exons ATGGACGCCAAGAAGCCAtatgtcatcgtcatcgtcatacAGCTGATCAACACAGGCCTGTTTGTTATCTCCAAGGCAGCCTTCAACCATGGGATGAACACCTTCGTCTTCATCTTCTACCGCCAGGCAGCTGCCTCTCTCTTGCTGCTGCCTCTCGCCATCGTTCTTGAGAG GAGAAATGCACCACCGATGTCGCTCCGGTTGTTCACTAAGCTTTTCTTGTATGCTCTGCTTGG GAACACACTGAGCTTAAACATGTACAACCTGGGCCTCAAGTACACCTCCCCGACGGTGGCCTCGGCGACAACCAACTCGATTCCCGTGGTGACCTTCTTCTTTGCACTCCTATTAAG GGTGGAAGTGATCCGGCTGAAGAGCTTGTCGGGCGCGGCGAAGATGGCCGGCGTGGTGCTGTGCGTGGGCGGCGTGCTGGCGATCGCGCTGTACGCCGGGCCGGCGATAAGCCCCGTGAACCACCATCGcgcgttcggcggcggcggcggcggcggccatgaatcagcatcggcgacgacgaggacgaggtgGGTGAAAGGCACGTTGCTGATGCTGCTGTCGAACGCGACGTGGTCGCTCTGGACCGTGCTGATGGCGTCGCTGCTCAGGGAGTACCCCAGCAAGCTGCTGGCCACGGCGGCGCAGTGCGCGCTCAGCGCGGCGCAGTCGctcgcgctggcggcggcggcggcggggcgcgacCCGGCCGCGTGGAGGCTGCGGCCcgacgccggcctcctcgccgtcgcctactccgccgtcgccgtcacgggCGCCTCCCTGTACATGCAGGCGTGGTGCATCGAGAAGAAGGGACCCGTGTTCCTGGCCATGTCCAACCCGCTCAGCTTCGTCTTCACCATCTTCTGCGCGCTCTTCGTCCTCGGCGAGGTCGTCCACCTCGGCAGCGTCGTCGGCGGGGTCCTCATGGTGGTTGGCCTCTACAGCGTGCTGTGGGGCAAGAGCAAGGAGCACGACACGCTCACGCTCGCCACCGCCATGCCCACGCCCGCCTCCGTgcaacagcaagaaaagaaggtcGCTGCAGTACCAGCTCCTGcagacagcagcagcagtgacAGCGAACAGGAGAGATTGGCCTCGATCGCCTGA